Genomic segment of Synechococcus sp. A15-28:
GCTGTTGGTTCCCAATCTGTTTCGCGGGCTGCTCGATCGCCTGACCGTGCTGGAGCTGCCTTGTCCGACTTTGCGCTGGTACCTCGAGCGCCACATCGTTCTGGATGGCGACAGCCATGGGCCGTTGGCGGAAACGATGGTGCTCACCCTGGCCGGCAACGACCCTGCGGCGCATCAGACGGTGCAGACCGTGAGGAGGCAGGTGCTTGCTGAGCGTTCTGCGTTCTGGGATGCGATTGAGAACCAGCTTCGGGACAGGTCTCAGACCAATCGATCCGGTGGCGAGCATTCACAGATGCTCTCCTCTGTTCTGGTCTGACCTAACCCACACCGCATTGGCACAGGCGGCTTGTTTGGTGTTTTGGAGTGAGTTTGTGTCGTGTTGGCTGAGCTGATTGCCCCATCTGGTTTCCGGTTTTGACCCTGACCTGATCCATTCCTCTGCAGAATCGCTGCATTGATGGTGAGCGTGGTGGCTGGAGCTGGTGTGAATCCTGCGGATCAGCGCTGGGGTTTCTGGCCGCTGCTGCCGCTCTATCCCTATGGCCGCCGCCACACGGTGTTCAGTGAGTTGATCCCTGGCCAGCTCTGGAGTCTGGAGCAGCTGCAGGGGGTGTATTACGTGGCCGTTCCGGTGCGGCTCACCGTTGCCAAGGTGCCCGGTGGCTTGATGTTGGTGAACCCACTGCCGCCCACCGGTGAGGTTCGCCAAGCCATTGCCGGGCTGGAACAGCAGCATGGGCCCGTGCGCACGATCGTGCTGCCCACCGCCTCTGGTCTGGAGCACAAGCTGCCCCTCGGCCCCCTGGCCCGCGCCTTCCCGGGTGCAGAAATTTGGGTGTGTCCGGGTCAGTGGAGTTTTCCGGTGCAGTTGCCTCTGGCCTGGTTGGGCGTTCCGGCACGCCGCACCAAGGTCTTGTTCGACGATGGCGTCCCCCATGGCGATGTTTGTGAGTGGTTGTCGTTGGGACCCCTCGACCTTGGTGTCGGTCGTTTCCAGGAGATCTCCTGTTTTCATCGTCCGTCAGGCGCTCTGCTGGTCACCGACGCCCTTGTGGGCATCAGTGTTGAGCCGCCTTCGCTGTTTGATCTCGACCCCACGCCTCTGTTGTTCCACGCCCGCGAGCGGGGTGATCAGCCTTTGCACGACACGCCCGAGGCGCGTCGACGTGGTTGGGCGCGGCTGGTGCTGTTTGCCTCCTACCTGCGGCCGGAACCGTTGGAGGTGCCAACCCTCAAGGAGGTGTTTCGCCATGCCTTTCGCCCCGGTCTGCGATCGGCCAAAGCCCACTTCGGGCTCTATCCCTTTCGGTGGAAGCCGGGTTGGGAGGCCGCCGCTGCTGAGTTGATGAGGGAAGCGGAGCCCAAAATTCAGGTGGCGCCGGTGTTGGAGCGGTTGGTGTTACCCCGTGCCAAGAAATCTCTGCTCGATTGGTTGGAGCAGCTGGGTCAATGGAGCGATCTGCGCTGGCTGGTGTCAGCCCACTACAGCGCTCCCATCGGTTTCACGACAGGAACGTTGGCTTCACTTGTTCGGGATCTGACCGAACGCCCCTGGGCACCCAGCACCAGCAACTGGGAGTTTCTTGGATCGATTGATCAACGCTTGCTGGATCTCGGCGTAGTGCCTGAGCAACCTCGTCTCAGAAGTTGAGTTCGTCGTCCGGCTCGATGGCCATCTGCTCATCAGCGAACAAGGTCTCTTCCAGCTCCTTGCGCTGCTCCATCTGACGCAGGAAGTAGCCCGTCATCATGGCTGAAGCGAGCATGTTGGCCAGGTTGTCGCGGTTGGCTGTGACCTTCACTTCGAAGTGTTCACCGGGGAGCATGCCCAGCAACCCTTGAACGTTGTGGCGAATGATGTCCTGGATGTCGTTGCTGGCGGACTTGGCGACACGCTGCAAGGTGTCCGGTGTCTGCTCCTGCAGGTACTGGATCAGGCTGTTCCCCGCTTGACCGTCGTTGCTGTCAGTGGTCAGGAACTCGGGGTTGAACATCCGTTGTGATCTACATCACGGACCTGACCCTAACGCAAGCACCCGTGATCAACTGCCATCAGCAGGGGCGGGGATCCGTAAGGGACCGAACTGCTGCAACGGCCAATAGCGCCAGATCGCTGTTCCGATCACGTTGCGCTCCGGCAACGGTCCCCACAGATGGGAATCCAGGCTGGCGTTGCGGTTGTCACCCATCACCCAGAGCTGATCTTCGGGCACCTGAACCGGTGCCATGGCGTAGTCCATGGCTTCGCTGATCCAGGGCTCTTTGACCTCCTCACCATTGCGGCGCAGAACGCCGTTCTCCACCATCAACTGATCACCGGGCAAGCCCACCACCCGTTTGATCAAGGCTGCGTTGGGGTCGTATCCCGCGGCCACCAGCTGCTGCGGCGGTGCAAACACCACCACATCCCCGCGCTGCAGGTGCCGATGCAGGCGTCGGGTCAGCCGAGGTCGGATCTTCTCCACCAGGATCCGGTCCTGCAGCTGCAGGGTGGGCAGCATCGACCCCGATGGGATCCAGCGCGGTTCCACCACCACCCAGCGCAGTAAGAGCGCCAGCAGTGCCCAGACGATCAGGTTCCGCCAGAACCCTTTGGAGCTCTCCTGGACGGGGGGTGTGGTGAATGGGGGCGTCATTGACCCAAGATCGCACCAGCCAGACCCCCTGCACTGACCACTGCCCGCGCCAATCTGCAGGCGGCCCTGACGCTGCTGGACGGTCTGCGTCAGCAGGGCATGACGCGGCTGGTGCTGTGTCCGGGCAGCCGTTCCGGTCCATTGGCGGCTGCTGCCGGGCTGTTGGCAGCCCGAGGTGATCTGGCGTTGACCACGGCCATTGATGAACGGTCGGCGGCCTTTCTCGCCCTGGGCATGGCCACCGCCCGTGGTCGTGCTGTGGCGGTGGTCACCACCTCCGGCACAGCCGTCGCCAACCTGCTGCCGGCAGCCGTTGAAGCCGACCGTTCCACCCAGCCGCTGCTGCTGCTCACCGCTGATCGCCCCGCCCGGTTGAAAAATTGCGGTGCCAATCAAACCGTGAATCAGGAGCAGTTTCTGCAGCCGGTCTGCCGTTGGCTGGGCCATGGAGATCCAGCAGGGCTGGCGAGCCAAACGGCGGAAGCCTTGGGCCATCTGGCCACGGAGGCCTGGCGTTTCTGCCATGGCCATCCCCCAGGGCCGGTGCAGCTCAACCTTCCCTTTGAAGAACCCCTGCATGCCTCGGTCGCTGACCAGAGTGGCCTGCAGGGATCTGCTCCGCTGACCGCTCCAGCCGTTGTCGTGCAGGGCCCGTCAGGAGATGTTCCCCGGCTCAATCCCGAGGCCCCAGGTGTTGTGGTGGCTGGCCCCTGGCGGGGATTGGCTCCGGCCTTGCAGGCCTATCAGCGGGCTGCTCGGCAGTGGTTGATCCGCAGTGGCTGGCCGTTGCTGGCGGATCCGCTGGCGGCGATCCCGGCCGACTGTCCTGGGCAGGTGGAGGGCTGGGAACTGCAGCTCGACAGTCTTCCTCTCAGCTCGAACAGCCAGGTGCTGCGGTTGGGGCCGCTGCCCGCCAGTCGGCGGTTGGAAGCCTGGTTGCAGCGGCAGACGGGCCCGCAACTGCTGATCAGCGAAGGGGAGCCGCGCGGTCTGGACCCCCTGGGCATGGCTGCTCAATGGAGTGGTGGCCTGGCGGCCTGGTGGGCGGCACAGGAGCAGGACCCCGCTGCAAGTCCGTCGTTGGATCGTCCGACGCTTCACTCCGACATGGCAGCGCTGCTGCAGGGGCGACTGCCTCTGCAGGGGGCCATCAATGAACCCGCCCTGGCTTATTGGTTGCCGAAGCTGCTGCCGCCGAAGCTGCCGGTGATGCTGGCGGCCAGCTCCCCCGTGCGGGACTGGCTGGTCTGGGGGGGGCTTCAGGCCCACAACCGCCGCTGCTACAGCTTCCGCGGCGCATCCGGCATTGATGGGACCCTTTCCTTAGCCATGGGTCTAGCGCTGGAGCTGGGTCCCCTGGTGCTGGTGACGGGGGACCTGGCCCTGCTGCATGACAGCAATGGCTGGCTCCATGCCGCCCAATGCGATCCACCCCTGCTGGTGCTGCTGATCGA
This window contains:
- a CDS encoding DUF4336 domain-containing protein, whose protein sequence is MVSVVAGAGVNPADQRWGFWPLLPLYPYGRRHTVFSELIPGQLWSLEQLQGVYYVAVPVRLTVAKVPGGLMLVNPLPPTGEVRQAIAGLEQQHGPVRTIVLPTASGLEHKLPLGPLARAFPGAEIWVCPGQWSFPVQLPLAWLGVPARRTKVLFDDGVPHGDVCEWLSLGPLDLGVGRFQEISCFHRPSGALLVTDALVGISVEPPSLFDLDPTPLLFHARERGDQPLHDTPEARRRGWARLVLFASYLRPEPLEVPTLKEVFRHAFRPGLRSAKAHFGLYPFRWKPGWEAAAAELMREAEPKIQVAPVLERLVLPRAKKSLLDWLEQLGQWSDLRWLVSAHYSAPIGFTTGTLASLVRDLTERPWAPSTSNWEFLGSIDQRLLDLGVVPEQPRLRS
- a CDS encoding DUF760 domain-containing protein gives rise to the protein MFNPEFLTTDSNDGQAGNSLIQYLQEQTPDTLQRVAKSASNDIQDIIRHNVQGLLGMLPGEHFEVKVTANRDNLANMLASAMMTGYFLRQMEQRKELEETLFADEQMAIEPDDELNF
- the lepB gene encoding signal peptidase I, coding for MTPPFTTPPVQESSKGFWRNLIVWALLALLLRWVVVEPRWIPSGSMLPTLQLQDRILVEKIRPRLTRRLHRHLQRGDVVVFAPPQQLVAAGYDPNAALIKRVVGLPGDQLMVENGVLRRNGEEVKEPWISEAMDYAMAPVQVPEDQLWVMGDNRNASLDSHLWGPLPERNVIGTAIWRYWPLQQFGPLRIPAPADGS
- the menD gene encoding 2-succinyl-5-enolpyruvyl-6-hydroxy-3-cyclohexene-1-carboxylic-acid synthase, which translates into the protein MQAALTLLDGLRQQGMTRLVLCPGSRSGPLAAAAGLLAARGDLALTTAIDERSAAFLALGMATARGRAVAVVTTSGTAVANLLPAAVEADRSTQPLLLLTADRPARLKNCGANQTVNQEQFLQPVCRWLGHGDPAGLASQTAEALGHLATEAWRFCHGHPPGPVQLNLPFEEPLHASVADQSGLQGSAPLTAPAVVVQGPSGDVPRLNPEAPGVVVAGPWRGLAPALQAYQRAARQWLIRSGWPLLADPLAAIPADCPGQVEGWELQLDSLPLSSNSQVLRLGPLPASRRLEAWLQRQTGPQLLISEGEPRGLDPLGMAAQWSGGLAAWWAAQEQDPAASPSLDRPTLHSDMAALLQGRLPLQGAINEPALAYWLPKLLPPKLPVMLAASSPVRDWLVWGGLQAHNRRCYSFRGASGIDGTLSLAMGLALELGPLVLVTGDLALLHDSNGWLHAAQCDPPLLVLLIDNQGGGIFQQLPIESRQFDRLFAMPQRVNPLALAAAHGIEGRQVACLEDLPAALDWGLAQGRPALLRLATDRGADASLRSQLRAAAQNAEPML